A stretch of the Festucalex cinctus isolate MCC-2025b chromosome 20, RoL_Fcin_1.0, whole genome shotgun sequence genome encodes the following:
- the rnf6 gene encoding E3 ubiquitin-protein ligase RNF6 isoform X1, producing the protein MTDNVAVYTLFMVMDPPGGGDERRRQAERLRREEAYYHFINDLSEEEYRLMRDSNLLGTPGEVTAEELQQRLDGAKERESSQLNTEQRLPAAEPVEQQSGSGEERGSDGRRGAGSTEPGAEASNGDSLLEWLNTFRRTGNATRSGQSGNQTWRAVSRTNPNSGEFRFSLEININHDQPEAGEHADAMDAAEQPPAVPGSTSPPRRAASSSGTRSSGTPRPSPYPTPRPALSRRMQTRRTRSSSALSVTPAALSAPLAPPPQRRGDAVHSLVPPPTGSHSDQSASSPRTPTNAAREQSRDNVTLSLDCPRVSPQSGSQASSAGQESRRTRSRGRWRRVAAAWNSGVPARATRRSRSPLHRSPASTPASSSAVSGSSIHIVDTGASAVPMETGEAAAEPAAATAEPAIESGENESQSAGAGGSPSVRRHPTIMLDLQVRRIRPGENRDRDSIANRTRSRARVAENTVTFESDSGGFRRTISRSERAGIRTYVSTIRIPLRRISETGLGEPNSTALRSILRQIMTGFGELSSLMETEADSETPSHVDVGVTSTSTGPAARLYATESASVQTGPGGPDHERVGPAGDEEEPVGQARLSGGLANAAEGRPPASRDTNNLVENGTLPILRLAQFFLLNDEDDDEHPRGLTKEQIDNLATRSYGQASLEGEAGRACSVCINEYAQGNKLRRLPCAHEFHIHCIDRWLSENNTCPICRQPILAAHHN; encoded by the exons ATGACTGACAATGTAGCTGTTTATA CACTGTTCATGGTTATGGACCCTCCTGGTGGGGGAGACGAGCGTCGGAGACAGGCCGAGCGTCTTCGGAGGGAGGAGGCCTACTATCATTTTATTAATGACTTGAGCGAAGAGGAGTATCGCCTTATGAGAGACAGCAACCTGTTGGGGACCCCCG GGGAGGTGACAGCCGAAGAACTCCAGCAACGTCTGGATGGAGCCAAGGAGCGCGAGTCATCCCAGCTAAACACCGAGCAGCGTTTGCCGGCCGCCGAGCCGGTGGAACAGCAGAGCGGTAGCGGAGAGGAGAGAGGTTCCGACGGGAGACGAGGAGCAG GCAGCACAGAACCAGGGGCAGAAGCGTCCAACGGCGACTCGTTACTAGAGTGGTTGAACACCTTCCGGCGCACGGGCAACGCCACCCGCAGCGGGCAGAGCGGCAACCAGACGTGGCGTGCCGTCAGCCGGACCAACCCCAACAGCGGCGAGTTTCGCTTCAGCCTGGAGATCAACATCAACCACGACCAGCCCGAGGCGGGGGAGCACGCCGACGCCATGGATGCGGCCGAGCAGCCGCCCGCCGTCCCGGGTTCCACCTCACCGCCGCGACGCGCCGCTTCGTCCAGCGGCACGCGGTCGTCCGGCACGCCCAGGCCGTCCCCTTACCCCACACCTCGACCCGCCCTCAGCAGGAGGATGCAGACTCGCCGCACACGCAGCAGTAGCGCCCTTTCCGTGACCCCCGCTGCACTTTCAGCCCCTCTCGCGCCCCCTCCTCAAAGGAGAGGAGACGCCGTGCACTCTTTAGTACCGCCGCCCACCGGTTCTCATTCGGATCAGTCGGCATCCTCCCCGCGTACGCCCACCAATGCGGCAAGGGAGCAAAGTCGCGACAATGTGACTTTATCTCTCGACTGCCCCCGCGTGTCGCCCCAGTCGGGGTCCCAAGCGTCGTCAGCGGGACAGGAATCACGTCGGACTCGATCGCGCGGGCGTTGGCGCCGGGTGGCTGCGGCGTGGAACAGCGGCGTCCCGGCCCGCGCCACCAGACGAAGTCGTTCCCCCTTGCATAGAAGCCCCGCGAGCACGCCAGCGTCCAGCAGCGCCGTCAGCGGCTCAAGCATCCACATTGTCGATACGGGTGCGAGCGCCGTTCCCATGGAGACgggggaggcggcggcggagcCCGCTGCCGCCACAGCTGAGCCGGCCATAGAGAGCGGCGAGAACGAATCACAGTCAGCGGGTGCGGGAGGCTCACCCTCGGTTCGCCGCCACCCCACCATCATGCTGGACCTGCAGGTGAGGCGGATCCGGCCCGGGGAAAACCGGGACCGCGACAGCATCGCCAACAGGACGCGGTCCCGGGCCCGCGTGGCCGAGAACACGGTCACGTTCGAGAGCGACAGCGGCGGTTTCCGGCGCACCATCTCGCGCTCGGAGCGCGCTGGGATCCGCACCTACGTCAGTACCATTCGGATCCCGCTACGGCGCATCAGCGAGACGGGCCTAGGCGAGCCCAACTCCACCGCGCTGCGCTCCATCCTGCGCCAGATCATGACCGGCTTCGGCGAGCTCAGCTCCCTCATGGAGACGGAGGCCGATTCAGAAACGCCAAGCCACGTGGACGTCGGCGTTACGAGCACGAGCACCGGCCCGGCGGCTCGCTTGTACGCCACCGAGAGCGCTTCGGTCCAAACGGGCCCGGGAGGGCCGGACCACGAGCGTGTGGGCCCCGCCGGCGACGAGGAGGAGCCGGTCGGCCAGGCCAGGCTCAGCGGCGGCTTGGCGAACGCCGCCGAGGGGCGGCCGCCCGCCAGCCGGGACACAAACAACCTGGTGGAAAACGGCACCTTGCCCATCCTGCGCCTGGCGCAATTCTTCCTGCTGAACGACGAGGACGACGATGAGCACCCACGCGGCCTCACCAAAGAGCAGATAGACAATTTGGCCACGCGCTCGTACGGCCAGGCCAGCCTGGAGGGCGAGGCGGGTCGCGCTTGCAGCGTCTGCATCAACGAGTACGCGCAGGGCAACAAGCTGCGGCGCCTGCCCTGCGCGCACGAGTTCCACATCCACTGCATCGACCGCTGGCTGTCGGAGAACAACACCTGCCCCATCTGCAGGCAGCCCATACTCGCAGCGCACCACAACTGA
- the rnf6 gene encoding E3 ubiquitin-protein ligase RNF6 isoform X2 — MVMDPPGGGDERRRQAERLRREEAYYHFINDLSEEEYRLMRDSNLLGTPGEVTAEELQQRLDGAKERESSQLNTEQRLPAAEPVEQQSGSGEERGSDGRRGAGSTEPGAEASNGDSLLEWLNTFRRTGNATRSGQSGNQTWRAVSRTNPNSGEFRFSLEININHDQPEAGEHADAMDAAEQPPAVPGSTSPPRRAASSSGTRSSGTPRPSPYPTPRPALSRRMQTRRTRSSSALSVTPAALSAPLAPPPQRRGDAVHSLVPPPTGSHSDQSASSPRTPTNAAREQSRDNVTLSLDCPRVSPQSGSQASSAGQESRRTRSRGRWRRVAAAWNSGVPARATRRSRSPLHRSPASTPASSSAVSGSSIHIVDTGASAVPMETGEAAAEPAAATAEPAIESGENESQSAGAGGSPSVRRHPTIMLDLQVRRIRPGENRDRDSIANRTRSRARVAENTVTFESDSGGFRRTISRSERAGIRTYVSTIRIPLRRISETGLGEPNSTALRSILRQIMTGFGELSSLMETEADSETPSHVDVGVTSTSTGPAARLYATESASVQTGPGGPDHERVGPAGDEEEPVGQARLSGGLANAAEGRPPASRDTNNLVENGTLPILRLAQFFLLNDEDDDEHPRGLTKEQIDNLATRSYGQASLEGEAGRACSVCINEYAQGNKLRRLPCAHEFHIHCIDRWLSENNTCPICRQPILAAHHN, encoded by the exons ATGGTTATGGACCCTCCTGGTGGGGGAGACGAGCGTCGGAGACAGGCCGAGCGTCTTCGGAGGGAGGAGGCCTACTATCATTTTATTAATGACTTGAGCGAAGAGGAGTATCGCCTTATGAGAGACAGCAACCTGTTGGGGACCCCCG GGGAGGTGACAGCCGAAGAACTCCAGCAACGTCTGGATGGAGCCAAGGAGCGCGAGTCATCCCAGCTAAACACCGAGCAGCGTTTGCCGGCCGCCGAGCCGGTGGAACAGCAGAGCGGTAGCGGAGAGGAGAGAGGTTCCGACGGGAGACGAGGAGCAG GCAGCACAGAACCAGGGGCAGAAGCGTCCAACGGCGACTCGTTACTAGAGTGGTTGAACACCTTCCGGCGCACGGGCAACGCCACCCGCAGCGGGCAGAGCGGCAACCAGACGTGGCGTGCCGTCAGCCGGACCAACCCCAACAGCGGCGAGTTTCGCTTCAGCCTGGAGATCAACATCAACCACGACCAGCCCGAGGCGGGGGAGCACGCCGACGCCATGGATGCGGCCGAGCAGCCGCCCGCCGTCCCGGGTTCCACCTCACCGCCGCGACGCGCCGCTTCGTCCAGCGGCACGCGGTCGTCCGGCACGCCCAGGCCGTCCCCTTACCCCACACCTCGACCCGCCCTCAGCAGGAGGATGCAGACTCGCCGCACACGCAGCAGTAGCGCCCTTTCCGTGACCCCCGCTGCACTTTCAGCCCCTCTCGCGCCCCCTCCTCAAAGGAGAGGAGACGCCGTGCACTCTTTAGTACCGCCGCCCACCGGTTCTCATTCGGATCAGTCGGCATCCTCCCCGCGTACGCCCACCAATGCGGCAAGGGAGCAAAGTCGCGACAATGTGACTTTATCTCTCGACTGCCCCCGCGTGTCGCCCCAGTCGGGGTCCCAAGCGTCGTCAGCGGGACAGGAATCACGTCGGACTCGATCGCGCGGGCGTTGGCGCCGGGTGGCTGCGGCGTGGAACAGCGGCGTCCCGGCCCGCGCCACCAGACGAAGTCGTTCCCCCTTGCATAGAAGCCCCGCGAGCACGCCAGCGTCCAGCAGCGCCGTCAGCGGCTCAAGCATCCACATTGTCGATACGGGTGCGAGCGCCGTTCCCATGGAGACgggggaggcggcggcggagcCCGCTGCCGCCACAGCTGAGCCGGCCATAGAGAGCGGCGAGAACGAATCACAGTCAGCGGGTGCGGGAGGCTCACCCTCGGTTCGCCGCCACCCCACCATCATGCTGGACCTGCAGGTGAGGCGGATCCGGCCCGGGGAAAACCGGGACCGCGACAGCATCGCCAACAGGACGCGGTCCCGGGCCCGCGTGGCCGAGAACACGGTCACGTTCGAGAGCGACAGCGGCGGTTTCCGGCGCACCATCTCGCGCTCGGAGCGCGCTGGGATCCGCACCTACGTCAGTACCATTCGGATCCCGCTACGGCGCATCAGCGAGACGGGCCTAGGCGAGCCCAACTCCACCGCGCTGCGCTCCATCCTGCGCCAGATCATGACCGGCTTCGGCGAGCTCAGCTCCCTCATGGAGACGGAGGCCGATTCAGAAACGCCAAGCCACGTGGACGTCGGCGTTACGAGCACGAGCACCGGCCCGGCGGCTCGCTTGTACGCCACCGAGAGCGCTTCGGTCCAAACGGGCCCGGGAGGGCCGGACCACGAGCGTGTGGGCCCCGCCGGCGACGAGGAGGAGCCGGTCGGCCAGGCCAGGCTCAGCGGCGGCTTGGCGAACGCCGCCGAGGGGCGGCCGCCCGCCAGCCGGGACACAAACAACCTGGTGGAAAACGGCACCTTGCCCATCCTGCGCCTGGCGCAATTCTTCCTGCTGAACGACGAGGACGACGATGAGCACCCACGCGGCCTCACCAAAGAGCAGATAGACAATTTGGCCACGCGCTCGTACGGCCAGGCCAGCCTGGAGGGCGAGGCGGGTCGCGCTTGCAGCGTCTGCATCAACGAGTACGCGCAGGGCAACAAGCTGCGGCGCCTGCCCTGCGCGCACGAGTTCCACATCCACTGCATCGACCGCTGGCTGTCGGAGAACAACACCTGCCCCATCTGCAGGCAGCCCATACTCGCAGCGCACCACAACTGA